The genomic interval TTTCAACAACAACGACCTCAAACACTTAAGTGTTCTTctctttttaaatgaattttacTGTACATTTCTAAAAGATATGCAGTTGACATGTTGTACTATTCTGTATGATAAATAGAAAGCCCTTTAGAGACCAGGCAGCTGGAGAGATCTAGCGTCCTCATGTGGTAtattaacacactacacacaacacactttgcAGTAATCCTGTAACTAACTAATAACTGTTAATGAACAACTGGCCTGTTTAATGGAGATAATAGTGTAGGTGACACTATTATTCTATTACTATtcattttcttgtctttttgttCAGACAGATTGCAAGTTTAAAGCAGTCGTGGGAGGATTGGTCTATTTTGACCACTTGCTAGCTCACCAACCAGAACTTGGCATCGTGTCAACAATACTGCTCTTCTATAGCCTGCCAAAGTCCAGCTTACGGTCAGCTTCTAAGCATAAACACATAGCGGACAGAAAATACATGGTGGCAtatacttaaaaaaagaaaagaaaagaaaatggaacGATTAATCTGGTTATTCGCCCTGGTGCGTTTTTGGACAGTCATGGCTACACATCTGTCTCCTGTTCCATGTGATGATAAAAGTGTGATGAAACTCGCTCGACTTGCTGTAAATTACATCAACGAGGACAGACAAGAAGGGTACAAATTTGCCCTCAACAGAATTTTCAACGTTCACGTTCATCCTCAGGTAGGTATTCTTCTCAGAAAGACAATTTGACAAGTTTGTAACATGGACACTGTGGTATTATATGCTAGAGCCAGTTAATGTGCATGCTTTTACATACTATTTATGACACATACTACATACTTATAGTATgatgtttggttttatttagctgtAGAATTATTATGACGCAGTGTTGTTACATTATAATAACCTAGTCTAAATTATCATGGATTTATGATGTCACAGTTTTGTATACAAAAATCTGAAACACTTGCACTGAATGAAACGGAGActgtagaaaataaaacacttctgtgatgtctatctgtgtgtctccaTACAAAAAGGCAAAAAGAAACAACTATATAATAGTTCTTCTTTCTTAGAGAGATATTTTTGAGGATGAGGTGTTTATAAAAACACTGTCAGTATTTATAACCTTGTTGTTTAACACAGAGTGAGTCTGGCTGTGAGAAATGGCCCtccaatgaaataaataattcttttcCTGATTATCCAAACAAAGAcgtttgttttatttagttcTGGTCAGCAATGCCATGGTAACCTTTGTGTATAAACATTACAAACATGTTTAGGAAGCAGCAAAACAGTTTTCAGCGGCGTTTTAGTGTGACATGATTTATTCAAGGCTATTTATTCTGAATATGAGTTCTTTAGAGTATCTGAAAATATAATCATTTGTTTTGAATATTAACCTGGACatttagaaaatgtttaaagGTTTAGAAAGGGCCATGACTTAAGTTGCTGATTTGTTTCAGGGTCCAGCTGGAAAGGTTTACTATCTAGACTTGGACGTGCTGGAGACCAAATGTCACGTCCTCAGCCGAAAATCGTGGAAGCGCTGTGATATAAGGCCCTTTATGGAAACAGTAAGCCTGCTTTTCAAAACAGATCCCTAATCCAAGCAAAATTTGGCCAGGTCATGGTTGATcaatgatatttattttaccaatggagtgtttattatttgtgaTAATGCATTGCTCACAGCTCACCACTTCGTCCGGCTGTGAGCTGGGGGAGGATCCAGACCTTTTCCCTTTATTTCAATATCGTCACCAGCCTCTACTGAATGATTATTGTATAAAGTGGCTTATAGAAGTATTCACCTCTTAAACCTTGGCTCCATTTTGTCCTGTTTAAACCTGGAACACCATTAAATACTGCATAGGTGTCTGATGAAAACAGAATTAATGCACCATAATTCTTTTCTTATCATTACTGTTTCCCAACAAGAAGTATTGAATAGCCGTTTAAAAACAAAAGGCTGCTCTCTGACTTGTGTGGCATGATAGTGGTGAAtagtaattttttattaatatttgaaaataaatcaaattatatTCATCTCCCACTTCATTATTCTGGGCTGTTTTGTATATTCTCAATTCAGTCTATTTTAATTCCAAGTTTTAACATTACAAAAGGTGGAAGAACACAAGGCACTGTCACAGTTTTGTCTAACACTTTTATCAGTGCACAGTTTTTAAGCCAGCACAGCTGTGAGCTGGATATTTTTGGCCGGTGACCTGTTTTCTACCCAGCTGTTACATGAAGGTGTTTAAACATCCCCAGTGTCTGATCTTTAACTGTATACCTGCAATAAAGACCAACACAATAGGTGTGTCTAATAAAGTGGCAAGTAAGTGTTTACAAATCCCATTGAAACTGATCCACTTttatcatgacagtgtcacATAATATCTGCTCTGTGGTGGTCCTATGATGGTCTGTTTCCTTTGAAGGACAGGGTATGGGATTAATTGTGCACAGATGGGCTGCAGGCAGTAATGGTGTGTATATaaagtgtgtctttgtgttgttgtatatatatatatacagaatttGGCTAGTGGATGTAGTTTCAGTAAACAAGCCATATGTGTGAGAATCTCTCATAATACACATCTATCTTCAGCATCAGGATACAGAGGAGTTTATCTTTGTGACAGACAATTCGATACGGTGgccaaaaaaactaaacaatttGCTAGATATTCATTTATGCTTAATTATTTTTGTGCACTCCTTCCTTACTTCCAGTAGCAAAAGCATTTTTACAGAAGCTGGCGCAAATGCAGCCAATTTCTCATCACTTCTGAGACCAGTTAATTTTTCTAAAATGGAAAAAgtgttgcttttttttgctGGTGGCAACAAACTAGTCCAAATCAGACCAATTAATCAGACCGAACATTTTAAACTAATGCTAACAGCAATGTAATAAAGCCAGGAACTGCAGATGAGGCTATAAAAGCTGATCACAAGctacacactttataacactgCTGCCTGGAGAAATAGGACAGATgggaaaaatacattttttgcttttttgtgtgtgaccTTTGACTATTTAAAAACTGCTTTGCAGCAAATCACTGGGAACTGCAACActaccatactacacacaccagaAGGCCTGTCCTACCTCTACAGCTACGACTGCACTCTTGTACCAGGTCCTCAAACCAAGAGTCCAAAGAATTCACAGCAATGATAAGATTATGGCATTAAAATAGAGATAATTactctctgtctttgtttctCAGACCCCCCTGAAAAGTTACAGAAGACATGTCCAGACTGCCCCCTGCTGTTGGACGTGGATAGTGACAGAGCCATGTCCAGTGTTAAGACCACTCTGCGCAGCTACAACGGTCAGAGCACTCTGCCTGTACAGCTCACAGTGGCAGCTATAACCCGAGCCTCCCACCAGGTACTGCTTTATCCCTACAAACACTCAAATGTTAGTGAAAATCTCTGGTATTCAGACTATATGggagcagtggtagctcaagtggttaaggctctgggttgttgaccagaagatcggggttcaccACCAAGCttccactgttgggcctttTAATCACTTCCATGATTAAGTAATCAATCAAGTAATCATGATTACATCGTTTCCTGAATGAAAGAGGATGGTCCATGTGGATGACCTGAAGTCTTGCGAACAGTCAGTTTGTGCTTTCTGTTGCTTAGCGGATACTCTCACCTGGATTCTGTACATTTGTACCTAAGAACCGCTGCTTTAGCATAAAAACTGTTCATTGCTAAATGACTATCCCAGGACTTTTTATGCACAATATACTCATACTGAACTTCCTTTCAACACACTAAGCACTATTTCACTTTATAGtatacagttgtagaagacTAATGATTTATGTGATTTATATTCCCACCATCTGGTGTcatttttgagtctggttcttttcaaggtttcttcatcattttgtgtcagggagtttttcctcgcctcTGTTGTCTCTGGCTCACTCTTTAtggatctaaatctacatccagatttctgtaaagctgctttgtgacagtctCTACTGTTAAAAACCTCtatactatatatttatatatacaaaattttatttatatagaggtttttaacattatgaccccctgtctaatattgtgttggtcccccttttgctgccaaaacagccctgacccgtcctgcactgtgtattctgacccctttctatcagaaccagcattattttcttcagcagtttgagcaacagtagctcgtctgttggatcggatcacacgggccagccttctctccccacgtgtatcaatgagcctcgaccatccatgaccctgtccttCCTTAGGAcaatgaccactgcagaccgggaacaccccacaagagctgcagttttggagatgctctgatccagtggtctagccaccacaatttggccctcttggtcaaactcactcaaatccttacgcttgtccattttttctgcttctaacatcaactttgaggacaaaatgttgacttgctgcctaatatattcacttcacctctcactgctcagaatgttatgacCGGTGTATAAAGACACTGAATCTATTATAAAGTGTCACTGGTGTAATGACAACCCAGTTGCTAGTTTGTTTCCACAATATTAGGTTACAAAAGGTTAGGTTGAAAGCTAAAACAAAATTTGTTTTTGGTTGTTAATTATAGtcatttatagttttatttatagttttattatgTTTTCTTGTATGGCAGGCAGGTCAGTCTGATTGCATATCCATCAacttaatatattaataacatCAATAAATATCTCACAGATTTCCATTAGGAATCAGTTCATGAAATATCCATATTTTGATTCTGTATGAATCATTAAACTGTGACTGTGATTCCTGATGGatgatttttgtgttttatttccatgTAGTTTGAAAAGACAAAAGgttttttatgacattttgcTTATATGAGTTCTGATCTAAAATAAGAAGAGCAGCCAGAATAAGTTCTGTCTCTTGTTGATCAGGTCTCTCCAGTTGCAGCCAGTTTTGTTGAGTACACTGTGCAGGAATGCTCTGTGCCACCGGTGGATGAAGCTTTATGCGTCCCTGCAGAGGCAGGAAAAGGGGTAAAAACATCCATTAATGCAACTTTGCTGTTTAACTACAGACCATATTCATTTCTTACAGCATTCTGTATAGTTCAGAATATGGCTGTTATTATAAACATGTGAATTGATTCACATTTATGAGTCTAACATCACTTGAGGTGTCTTACTGCTATTTGCCCATGTTTCCCAAGgtgatatttgtttttgtttcagccCATTGGTTTCTGTGGCGGGGCGGTTTTTGGCGCTGAAGCTACCCCAACCGATGTTAAGGTGTCCTGTGAAATATTCCACCCTCAGGTACCATAAATATCTACTTTGTTTGTCAGCCTTGTTCCCCAGCTCATGCTCtataaaagtttattttctTGGAAGAGAAAACTTTCCAGCTTGGAAGCAATAGTGAATAAGATCCAGATGGAGCCGATGACAGCAAAACAACACCCcgaaggagtctcctgtgagTCAGCAGCATCGGAGGGTGAAAGCAGCGAGCCAAAACCAACACAGAAACTCCCTTAGACCTCTTTTTGTCCCCACTCACCCCACACCTCATCTATCTTTATTTTGGTTCGTCCCTCTTTAGCATCTTTCCTCCGTTTGTAGGTCA from Hemibagrus wyckioides isolate EC202008001 linkage group LG10, SWU_Hwy_1.0, whole genome shotgun sequence carries:
- the si:ch211-262h13.5 gene encoding alpha-2-HS-glycoprotein, giving the protein MERLIWLFALVRFWTVMATHLSPVPCDDKSVMKLARLAVNYINEDRQEGYKFALNRIFNVHVHPQGPAGKVYYLDLDVLETKCHVLSRKSWKRCDIRPFMETQITGNCNTTILHTPEGLSYLYSYDCTLVPDPPEKLQKTCPDCPLLLDVDSDRAMSSVKTTLRSYNGQSTLPVQLTVAAITRASHQVSPVAASFVEYTVQECSVPPVDEALCVPAEAGKGPIGFCGGAVFGAEATPTDVKVSCEIFHPQHSRNSVSIDAVTRQVEKPSPAPVVPVRPAVLDAPVPTFPGGLLDPVQQLLPHSPNSYQSSSESSESSSEEEIAGSVRIARPPLNFRYVPPSRQRREGSAATINPTFLAVFPSIPSPFRSCPGASRYTTA